From the genome of Deltaproteobacteria bacterium, one region includes:
- the purH gene encoding bifunctional phosphoribosylaminoimidazolecarboxamide formyltransferase/IMP cyclohydrolase, which translates to MKKVRRAIVSVTDKSGIEDFVKRLEAAGVEIISTGGTAELLKKAGVDVIPISAYTGFPEMLDGRVKTLHPKIHGGILAMRDNPEHRRQMESHDILPIDMIVVNLYAFEETVAGGCTLEEAIENIDIGGPTMIRAAAKNFRDVAVVTDPADYDAVMEEMERNGGALSEATRFELAKKVFSLTARYDGAVSNYLTGLDGPAAFPSTLTMQFAKVQDLRYGENPHQAAAFYREGRGGGLADAVQLHGKELSFNNILDLHSAMALASEFDAPAAAIIKHNNPCGAACSEAGPAEAYRKALECDRSSAFGGIVAFNRPVTADVARELSGIFLEAVIAPGFDDEALDILRKKKNIRLMAAGKGGRLPEPDGRLDIKRVSGGVLVQEPDRPEPPRLRTVTRREPTADELEGLAFAWRVAKHVKSNVIVLAKDGRTVGIGAGQMSRIDSTKIAVMKAGDAGLDVRGSVLASDAFFPFRDNVDLAAENGVTAIIQPGGSIRDDEVIAAADEHGMAMVFTGVRHFRH; encoded by the coding sequence ATGAAGAAGGTAAGAAGGGCGATAGTCAGCGTAACGGACAAGTCGGGGATCGAGGACTTCGTAAAGAGGCTCGAGGCCGCCGGTGTCGAGATAATATCCACGGGAGGCACGGCCGAGCTCCTCAAGAAGGCCGGTGTCGACGTCATACCGATCTCGGCCTACACCGGTTTCCCCGAGATGCTCGACGGCAGGGTCAAGACCCTCCATCCCAAGATACACGGCGGCATACTGGCCATGCGCGACAACCCGGAGCACCGCCGCCAGATGGAGAGCCACGACATACTGCCCATCGACATGATAGTGGTGAACCTCTACGCCTTCGAGGAGACGGTGGCCGGCGGCTGCACCCTCGAGGAGGCCATCGAGAACATAGATATCGGCGGCCCCACCATGATAAGGGCGGCGGCCAAGAACTTCAGGGACGTGGCCGTCGTGACCGATCCGGCCGACTACGACGCCGTGATGGAGGAGATGGAGCGCAACGGCGGGGCGTTGTCCGAGGCCACGCGTTTCGAGCTCGCCAAGAAGGTCTTTTCGCTCACGGCCCGCTACGACGGCGCGGTCTCCAACTACCTCACCGGCCTCGACGGCCCGGCCGCCTTCCCCTCGACGCTGACCATGCAGTTCGCCAAGGTCCAGGACCTGCGCTACGGCGAGAATCCCCACCAGGCCGCGGCCTTCTACCGCGAGGGCCGGGGCGGGGGGCTCGCCGACGCCGTCCAGCTCCACGGCAAGGAGCTCTCCTTCAACAACATACTGGACCTCCACTCGGCCATGGCCCTGGCCTCGGAGTTCGACGCCCCGGCGGCGGCCATCATAAAGCACAACAACCCCTGCGGCGCGGCCTGCTCCGAGGCCGGTCCGGCCGAGGCCTACCGCAAGGCCCTGGAGTGTGATCGCAGCTCGGCCTTCGGGGGCATCGTGGCCTTCAACAGGCCCGTCACGGCCGACGTGGCCCGCGAGCTCTCCGGCATATTCCTCGAGGCCGTCATCGCGCCGGGCTTCGACGACGAGGCCCTGGATATACTCAGGAAGAAAAAGAACATAAGGCTCATGGCGGCGGGAAAGGGGGGCAGGCTCCCGGAGCCGGACGGACGCCTCGACATAAAACGCGTCTCCGGCGGCGTGCTCGTCCAGGAGCCCGACCGCCCGGAGCCGCCGCGGCTTCGCACCGTTACGAGGCGCGAGCCCACGGCCGATGAGCTCGAAGGGCTCGCCTTCGCCTGGCGCGTTGCAAAGCACGTGAAAAGCAACGTCATCGTGCTCGCCAAGGACGGCCGCACCGTCGGCATAGGCGCGGGCCAGATGTCGCGCATAGACTCGACGAAGATCGCCGTCATGAAGGCCGGTGACGCGGGGCTTGACGTGCGTGGCTCGGTACTCGCCTCGGACGCCTTCTTCCCCTTCCGCGACAACGTGGACCTGGCGGCGGAGAACGGCGTGACCGCCATAATACAGCCCGGCGGCTCGATCCGCGACGACGAGGTCATAGCCGCCGCCGACGAACACGGCATGGCCATGGTCTTTACCGGAGTGCGCCACTTCAGGCATTGA